One window of the Vigna radiata var. radiata cultivar VC1973A chromosome 1, Vradiata_ver6, whole genome shotgun sequence genome contains the following:
- the LOC106767797 gene encoding (Z)-3-hexen-1-ol acetyltransferase, translating into MCSENGDFSVSVTNEEVVAAVLPVQEHWLPLSNLDLLLPPLDVGVFFCYKNPIITSTTMEDCATNKMTFGTMVGSLKKALAQTLISYYVFAGEVVLNSMGEPEVLCNNRGVDFVEAEADVELKNLNFYNPDQSIEGKFVPKKKNGVLVVQTTALKCGGIIVACTFDHRIADAYSTNMFLVSWATMAHPTTTILATTSCHPCFRRSLLSPRRPGSIHPSLHQMYTSISHLPPPPTTATTALLSRIYFVTAEQLHYMQSLAATRTKLECFSALLWKMVACAASRDTNSKRVTVKMGIVIDGRKRLRNGDKESEAMMECYFGNVLSIPFGEKLVEELVKEPLEYVVEAVHKFLSVAATEEHFLGLIDWMEAQRPIPGVSRIYCNRADEGPAFVVSSGQRFPEGKVDFGWGKAMFASYHFPWGGEAGYVMPMPSPLGNGDWVVYMHLAKKHLDIIETEAAHVIKPLTWDYLNK; encoded by the exons ATGTGTTCTGAAAATGGAGATTTCTCTGTGAGTGTGACGAACGAAGAGGTGGTGGCAGCAGTGTTACCAGTGCAAGAACATTGGCTTCCACTGTCGAACCTTGACCTGCTTCTACCTCCATTGGATGTAGGAGTATTCTTTTGCTACAAGAACCCTATTATCACATCCACAACCATGGAAGACTGTGCCACCAACAAAATGACCTTTGGAACCATGGTGGGGTCTTTGAAGAAGGCCTTGGCACAAACCCTAATCTCTTATTATGTGTTTGCAGGTGAAGTCGTGCTCAACAGCATGGGTGAACCTGAAGTTCTCTGTAACAATCGTGgtgttgattttgttgaagCTGAGGCAGATGTTGAACTTAAGAACCTCAACTTTTACAATCCAGACCAATCTATTGAAGGCAAGTTTGttccaaagaagaagaatggtGTGCTTGTTGTACAG ACAACCGCACTTAAGTGTGGAGGAATAATAGTGGCATGTACATTTGATCATCGCATAGCAGATGCCTATTCAACAAACATGTTTCTTGTTTCATGGGCTACCATGGCCCATCCCACAACCACCATTCTCGCCACCACTTCCTGCCATCCATGTTTTCGTCGCTCTCTTCTCAGCCCTCGTCGTCCAGGTTCCATCCACCCTTCTTTGCACCAAATGTACACTTCTATCTCCCATCTCCCTCCCCCtcccaccaccgccaccactgCTCTTCTTAGTCGGATATATTTCGTCACGGCAGAGCAACTTCACTACATGCAGTCCCTCGCCGCCACCCGCACGAAGTTGGAGTGTTTCTCGGCTTTATTGTGGAAGATGGTTGCATGTGCAGCTTCAAGAGACACAAATAGTAAAAGGGTTACTGTCAAAATGGGCATTGTGATTGATGGAAGGAAGAGACTACGTAATGGTGACAAAGAGAGTGAAGCAATGATGGAGTGTTACTTTGGGAACGTGCTTTCCATACCCTTTGGAGAGAAACTGGTTGAGGAGTTGGTGAAGGAGCCATTAGAGTATGTGGTTGAGGCTGTTCACAAGTTTTTGTCGGTGGCCGCCACAGAGGAGCACTTCTTAGGACTAATTGATTGGATGGAGGCTCAGAGGCCGATTCCTGGAGTGTCAAGAATTTATTGTAACCGTGCTGACGAGGGACCAGCCTTTGTGGTGTCGTCCGGTCAGAGGTTTCCGGAGGGGAAGGTGGATTTTGGGTGGGGGAAAGCGATGTTTGCATCGTACCATTTTCCTTGGGGTGGTGAAGCTGGTTATGTTATGCCAATGCCAAGTCCTTTGGGGAATGGTGATTGGGTTGTGTACATGCACCTTGCAAAGAAGCACTTGGACATCATAGAGACTGAAGCTGCTCATGTGATTAAGCCTTTGACTTGGGATTACCTTAACAAATAA
- the LOC106761138 gene encoding uncharacterized protein LOC106761138, which translates to MRTPQKRPTPPRADNSKHCLYHQNMGHDTEDYMTLKDRIDGLIQAGHLKQYIRAYRHETAPAGHPSTWERSPRTLPHNKTMHERTTPRNDRPRYQRGQAGRPRSPERGRDRSRSRSRSRAGGNGGPLQGVINTISRGFTGGGVSSSMHKRSIRHLRSIHAVEVPRRTMPPITSDEDFHAPDPEQDDPIVITVEIARYGVSKVLVDQGSSVNILYWKTFRQMDISDDLIVPYDEQLVGFAGERVDTKGYLDLWTRLGTGREGEEKRVRYLLVDANTSYNVLLGRPCLNSFGAIVSTPHLAMKYPTSRGTICTICAD; encoded by the coding sequence ATGCGAACTCCTCAAAAACGCCCTACGCCGCCCAGGGCCGACAATAGTAAGCATTGTCTGTATCACCAGAACATGGGTCATGACACCGAAGACTACATGACACTCAAGGACCGAATAGATGGGCTCATCCAGGCTGGGCACCTGAAACAGTACATCCGGGCGTATCGGCACGAAACGGCCCCAGCCGGACACCCTTCCACATGGGAAAGGAGCCCCAGAACCTTACCCCACAACAAGACCATGCACGAGCGGACTACCCCTAGAAACGATCGCCCGAGATACCAACGCGGGCAGGCCGGAAGACCTAGAAGTCCCGAGAGGGGTAGGGATAGGAGCAGGAGTCGGAGTAGGAGCCGGGCCGGCGGAAATGGCGGGCCGTTACAAGGAGTGATCAACACAATCTCAAGAGGATTCACGGGTGGTGGAGTCTCATCGTCAATGCATAAGAGGAGTATCCGCCACCTACGGTCTATACATGCCGTAGAGGTCCCCAGGAGGACGATGCCCCCCATCACCTCCGACGAGGACTTTCACGCACCTGACCCAGAACAGGATGACCCGATTGTCATTACAGTCGAGATTGCGCGATACGGGGTGAGTAAGGTGTTGGTGGATCAAGGAAGCTCAGTCAATATACTCTACTGGAAGACATTCCGACAAATGGACATCTCGGACGACCTCATAGTACCATATGACGAACAATTAGTGGGCTTCGCAGGAGAGCGGGTGGACACCAAGGGATATCTAGACTTGTGGACGCGTCTGGGAACCGGCCGAGAGGGTGAGGAGAAGAGAGTAAGATACTTACTAGTGGACGCCAACACGTCCTATAATGTGCTGTTGGGACGGCCATGCCTGAACTCCTTTGGCGCTATCGTTTCCACCCCCCACTTGGCAATGAAGTACCCTACCAGCCGGGGTACAATTTGCACCATCTGTGCCGATTAG
- the LOC106761149 gene encoding uncharacterized protein LOC106761149 codes for MKKASANTWDDDCEAAFREIKGILTQPPIMNRPAPGEEMQVYLGISDASILRKPDLAGRMVGWAVELSEFGIRYEPRGSVKGQHLADFAAEIPLTGQDEQTLYVDGASGWTVNGAGVVLEGPNEFFMEHSLIFKFKASNNQAEYEALLAGLQLAKDVGARKVICQTNSQLVVGQMNGDFQRANPAHPREQNARADLLSKLSTGKEKGQLTTIIRQVLLQPSVECQAITTDDATDWRTEVRKLISMQDRSDSMRPADTKKIARFTMVGSDLYRRGFSSPLLKCLAGDEMQYVMNELHHGVCGFHTGGRTLKARILRARYYWPTMENDAMQFTRRCIQCQAHVNNHHASPHILHTIVSPWPFAQWGMDIVGPFPPGTSQRKFLLVAVDYFTKWVEAEALATITASQVQKFFWKLICRFDLLRTVVTDNGRQFIDQKLEEFFEGLGIKHATSSVEHPQTNGQAEAVNKAIVAELKRRLGDKKGAWVDEFPEVLWAYRCTPHSMTGETPFNLTYGTDAMLPVELGEPSLRRNMEDLQLNDQELRVELDTIDERRDRAVLRAEACRRMVERKYNTKVRPRRFQEGDLVWRKTGEARRVATHDKFAVKWEVPFKVVEALGNGAYRLTRLDGRHITNTWNASHLKLYFS; via the exons atgaagaaagctTCGGCCAACACCTGGGATGACGATTGCGAAGCAGCATTTCGAGAAATTAAGGGTATCCTCACCCAGCCCCCGATCATGAACCGGCCCGCTCCAGGGGAAGAGATGCAAGTTTATCTGGGTATATCTGACGCCTCC ATACTGAGAAAGCCCGACTTGGCTGGAAGAATGGTCGGGTGGGCAGTTGAGCTGTCTGAATTTGGCATAAGGTATGAACCGAGAGGATCTGTGAAGGGACAACATTTGGCTGACTTTGCCGCAGAAATACCTTTAACTGGCCAGGATGAGCAGACACTGTATGTTGATGGTGCATCAGGCTGGACGGTCAACGGAGCGGGTGTGGTCCTAGAGGGACCAAACGAATTCTTTATGGAACATTCCTTGATTTTCAAGTTCAAAGCGTCGAATAACCAGGCGGAGTATGAGGCGTTGTTGGCTGGCTTGCAATTGGCCAAGGACGTGGGAGCCCGCAAGGTGATATGCCAAACTAACTCACAACTGGTGGTGGGTCAAATGAACGGTGATTTTCAG CGTGCAAATCCAGCACATCCCCGGGAGCAAAATGCACGGGCGGACCTCCTGTCCAAACTCAGCACGGGCAAGGAGAAAGGGCAGTTGACGACCATCATCCGCCAAGTTCTTCTACAACCTTCCGTCGAATGTCAAGCAATCACGACGGACGACGCTACCGATTGGAGGACGGAGGTTCGAAAGCTGATCAGCATGCAAGACCGCAGTGACAGCATGCGCCCAGCCGACACAAAGAAGATTGCCAGATTCACGATGGTCGGCAGTGACCTCTACCGTCGGGGTTTCTCGTCACCCTTGCTCAAATGCTTGGCAGGGGACGAAATGCAATATGTAATGAATGAGTTACATCACGGAGTTTGTGGCTTCCACACCGGGGGACGAACGCTCAAGGCTAGAATACTACGTGCAAGATATTACTGGCCGACAATGGAGAACGATGCCATGCAATTTACGCGTCGATGCATTCAATGTCAGGCTCACGTCAACAACCACCACGCTTCGCCGCATATACTCCATACCATCGTCTCCCCGTGGCCGTTCgctcaatggggaatggatattGTTGGACCCTTCCCCCCGGGAACCAGTCAACGTAAATTTCTGCTAGTGGCCGTCGACTACTTTACCAAGTGGGTAGAGGCGGAAGCTCTGGCCACCATTACAGCCTCTCAGGTTCAGAAGTTTTTCTGGAAGCTTATCTGCAGGTTCGACTTACTCCGGACAGTCGTGACCGATAATGGGAGGCAATTTATTGACCAGAAGTTGGAGGAATTTTTTGAAGGCTTGGGCATAAAGCATGCCACGAGCTCAGTTGAACATCCGCAGACCAACGGTCAGGCCGAAGCAGTGAACAAGGCCATCGTGGCGGAGCTCAAGCGGCGCCTGGGAGATAAGAAAGGAGCTTGGGTGGACGAGTTCCCCGAAGTCCTGTGGGCATACCGATGTACCCCGCACAGCATGACCGGCGAAACACCATTTAATTTGACATACGGGACTGACGCCATGTTACCCGTAGAGTTGGGCGAACCTTCCCTCCGTCGGAATATGGAAGATCTACAGTTGAATGACCAAGAGTTAAGAGTAGAGCTCGACACGATCGACGAACGGCGTGACCGGGCGGTGTTGAGAGCCGAAGCATGTCGACGCATGGTGGAAAGGAAATATAATACGAAGGTCCGACCACGGAGGTTCCAGGAGGGGGACCTCGTCTGGAGGAAAACCGGAGAAGCACGTCGCGTAGCAACACACGACAAGTTCGCCGTTAAGTGGGAAGTCCCCTTCAAGGTTGTAGAAGCTTTAGGCAATGGCGCATACCGTCTCACTAGATTGGACGGTCGCCACATCACCAATACTTGGAATGCGTCTCATCTTAAACTCTATTTCAGTTAA